One stretch of Salvelinus namaycush isolate Seneca unplaced genomic scaffold, SaNama_1.0 Scaffold410, whole genome shotgun sequence DNA includes these proteins:
- the LOC120041182 gene encoding rab effector MyRIP-like, producing MFGEGCWEHTVILFTHDDVLKEQSIEEFLQAGSQDLQQLVEKSGSRYHVLNIKDRAHGTQVSELLEQVEEMVAGNRERFYSSQTYQEAETQVREMEGKIQRERGERKQREEREVRERLQKEFQDSLIKIEGVIQEHEGDIRTLSERTSELERQVKEERDAEKKRELEKELKRESDRREEMERKLERLREKTENERREMEERHKQEIEEMMENYEGEARVEAERNLMKIVLPELQRNIMISQTKMQREFSRQMEEKDRQMKEKDRAIVERDGEIEGLIDRLWEMCK from the coding sequence ATGTTTGGGGAGGGTTGTTGGGAACACACTGTGATTCTATTCACCCATGATGATGTCCTGAAAGAGCAGAGCATTGAGGAGTTTCTCCAAGCAGGAAGTCAGGACCTCCAGCAGCTTGTAGAGAAAAGTGGGAGCAGGTACCACGTCCTCAACATTAAGGACAGGGCCCATGGCACTCAGGTATCAGAGCTGCTGGAGCAGGTAGAGGAGATGGTggcaggaaacagagagagattctACAGCAGTCAGACCTACCAGGAGGCAGAGACCCaggttagagagatggagggaaagatccagagagagagaggagagaggaaacagagggaggagagagaggtgagagagaggcttCAGAAGGAGTTCCAGGACTCTCTGATAAAGATAGAGGGAGTGATCCAGGAACATGAGGGAGATATCAGAACACTCAGTGAAAGAACCAGTGAACTGGAGAGACAGGTGAAAGAAGAGAGGGATGCGGAGAAGAAACGAGAGCTGGAGAAGGAGCTGAAGAGGGAGTCTgataggagggaggagatggagagaaagctggagagattgagagagaagacagagaatgagaggagggagatggaggagagacacaaacaggagatagaggagatgatGGAGAACTATGAAGGAGAGGCCAGAGTTGAAGCAGAGAGAAACCTGATGAAGATAGTCCTACCTGAGTTACAGAGGAACATCATGATCTCACAGACAAAGATGCAGAGGGAGTTCAGCAGACAGATGGAGGAGAAGGATAGACAGATGAAGGAGAAGGATAGAGCGATTGTggaaagggatggagagatagagggactgatagatagACTGTGGGAGATGTGCAAGTGA